From Streptomyces sp. TLI_105, the proteins below share one genomic window:
- a CDS encoding type IV secretory system conjugative DNA transfer family protein, translated as MEQARKGGGGISDGLLLSLFALLLGLTVLVWTATGLAGLFAHGAWPQGVAFAGTPSALRALATAPTDLPAAWPTTPPDQLSGYGLFWGLVIGEAMILMVLAVFVLGTLARWRAVRANRKTGTYEGTPVRKDAEVRKDAEVRHSPAAQEVPPAPPAPRRPREERPPEPTPPPTPAPTPAPAAVEAPPATAATAFVPIATPRTVYGPPETRRPAAVQAILDAEGPVLVVTSDPAVWSSTKDARGKLGPVLVHDPGHLCDTPARLHWSPSERCEDPAVAQERAIALLAPVRPHSRLDAATADTAETLLRCWLHAAAVDGRPFRQVHRWAQGAGAHEPVRILRSHPKAASGLAGLLESALTAHPESRRLAQELTARALGALSSIHIREACVPNRTDSLALASFLAEGGTLYVVGEAIEDPRTHPGAMPLLTALAASVVEHGRRMAARSSDGRLDPPLTLVLDDVAAVAPLPQLPDLLATGHTHGLPTLALMRSEEQARSRWPVLGNRSAGAERVGTTERHP; from the coding sequence ATGGAACAGGCACGGAAGGGAGGCGGGGGGATCTCCGACGGGCTGCTCCTCAGCCTGTTCGCCCTCCTCCTCGGTCTCACGGTCCTGGTGTGGACGGCGACCGGCCTCGCCGGCCTCTTCGCCCACGGCGCCTGGCCGCAGGGGGTCGCCTTCGCGGGCACCCCGTCGGCCCTGCGCGCCCTGGCGACGGCCCCGACGGACCTCCCGGCCGCCTGGCCGACGACCCCGCCGGACCAGCTGTCGGGGTACGGCCTCTTCTGGGGCCTGGTGATCGGCGAGGCGATGATCCTGATGGTCCTCGCCGTCTTCGTCCTCGGCACCCTGGCCCGCTGGCGCGCGGTCCGCGCGAACCGAAAGACGGGGACGTACGAAGGGACGCCCGTACGGAAGGACGCGGAGGTACGGAAGGACGCGGAGGTACGGCACTCCCCGGCCGCCCAGGAGGTGCCCCCCGCTCCTCCGGCCCCGCGCCGCCCGAGGGAAGAGCGCCCACCGGAGCCCACCCCACCACCGACTCCCGCGCCGACCCCGGCGCCGGCCGCGGTGGAGGCCCCGCCCGCCACCGCGGCCACCGCCTTTGTCCCCATAGCCACCCCCCGCACCGTCTACGGCCCCCCGGAGACCCGCCGCCCGGCCGCCGTGCAGGCGATCCTGGACGCCGAGGGCCCGGTCCTGGTCGTCACCTCCGACCCCGCCGTCTGGTCCTCCACCAAGGACGCGCGCGGCAAACTCGGCCCGGTCCTGGTGCACGACCCCGGCCACCTCTGCGACACCCCCGCCCGGCTCCACTGGTCACCGTCCGAGCGCTGCGAGGACCCGGCGGTGGCGCAGGAACGCGCGATCGCCCTGCTCGCCCCCGTACGCCCGCACTCCCGCCTCGACGCGGCCACCGCCGACACCGCGGAGACGCTCCTGCGCTGCTGGCTGCACGCCGCCGCAGTCGACGGCCGCCCCTTCCGACAGGTCCACCGCTGGGCGCAGGGCGCGGGCGCCCACGAGCCCGTACGCATCCTCCGCAGCCACCCGAAGGCCGCCTCGGGCCTGGCGGGCCTCCTGGAATCGGCGCTCACCGCTCACCCCGAAAGCCGCCGCCTGGCACAGGAACTGACGGCACGTGCGCTCGGGGCCCTCTCCTCGATCCACATCAGGGAGGCATGCGTACCGAATCGAACTGATTCGCTGGCACTCGCATCTTTCCTCGCCGAAGGGGGCACGCTCTATGTGGTGGGCGAGGCGATCGAGGATCCCCGCACCCACCCCGGCGCGATGCCGCTCCTCACGGCCCTCGCCGCAAGCGTGGTCGAGCACGGCCGCCGCATGGCCGCACGGTCATCCGACGGTCGGCTCGACCCACCACTGACCCTCGTCCTCGACGACGTGGCCGCCGTGGCCCCCCTCCCCCAGCTCCCGGACCTCCTGGCGACGGGCCACACCCATGGCCTCCCGACCCTGGCCCTGATGCGCTCGGAGGAACAGGCAAGGTCCCGCTGGCCCGTCCTAGGCAATCGTTCCGCTGGGGCGGAACGGGTGGGCACAACGGAACGGCACCCCTAG
- a CDS encoding ATP-binding cassette domain-containing protein — protein sequence MIRAENLTKRYGDTTVVQDLSFTVRPGSVTGFLGPNGAGKSTTLRMILGLDAPTRGHATVDGRPYAAHSAPLTHVGALLEARSVHPGRSAHHHLMALAHTHGIPRARVERVLALAGLTHVAHKRVKGFSLGMGQRLGIAAALLGDPATVVLDEPVNGLDPEGVLWIRTLLKNLAAEGRTVLVSSHLMSEMALTADHLIVIGKGRLLADTTVDELVRTSGGTSVKVVTPEADRLRTLLPDARITTEGPDTLLVTGVEAPEIGRAAAAHRVPLHELTPQAPSLEQAFMDLTRDSVEYQGAPA from the coding sequence ATGATCCGAGCAGAGAACCTCACCAAGCGGTACGGGGACACCACCGTCGTCCAGGACCTCAGCTTCACCGTCCGCCCGGGCTCCGTCACCGGCTTCCTCGGCCCCAACGGCGCCGGGAAGTCCACCACCCTCCGCATGATCCTCGGCCTCGACGCCCCCACCCGCGGCCACGCCACCGTCGACGGCCGCCCCTACGCAGCCCACAGCGCCCCGCTCACCCACGTCGGCGCCCTCCTGGAAGCGCGCTCCGTGCACCCCGGCCGCTCCGCCCACCACCACCTCATGGCGCTCGCCCACACGCACGGCATCCCACGCGCCCGCGTGGAGCGGGTCCTCGCCCTCGCCGGCCTCACCCACGTCGCCCACAAGCGCGTCAAGGGCTTCTCGCTCGGCATGGGCCAGCGCCTCGGGATCGCCGCCGCGCTCCTCGGCGACCCGGCCACCGTCGTCCTCGACGAGCCGGTCAACGGCCTCGACCCGGAGGGCGTCCTCTGGATCCGCACGCTCCTGAAGAACCTGGCGGCCGAGGGCCGTACCGTCCTCGTCTCCTCCCACCTCATGAGCGAGATGGCGCTCACCGCCGACCACCTGATCGTCATCGGCAAGGGCCGCCTCCTCGCCGACACCACCGTCGACGAGCTCGTCCGCACCTCGGGCGGCACGAGCGTCAAGGTCGTCACCCCGGAGGCGGACCGCCTGCGCACGCTCCTCCCCGACGCCCGGATCACCACGGAGGGACCGGACACCCTCCTCGTCACCGGCGTGGAGGCGCCGGAGATCGGCCGCGCGGCCGCCGCCCACCGCGTCCCCCTCCATGAACTCACCCCGCAGGCCCCCTCGCTGGAGCAGGCGTTCATGGACCTCACCCGCGACTCCGTCGAATACCAGGGAGCCCCCGCATGA
- a CDS encoding ATP-binding protein yields MRDPLSVLTEAFTSFLFGKVETTRLPVRTSTGQAQAVYLPTAAPGLGDSGVIIGREVYSGKGYIYDPFQLYGQQLPAPHWLVLGESGNGKSALEKTYVLRQLRFRDRQVVVLDAQGEDGVGEWNLIAQELGITPIRLDPMVANDSGIRLNPLDPSITTTGQLALLRTIIEVAMGHGLDERSGFALKVAHAYVTEHTTDRQPILTDIVERLRHPEAESAEAMNVDIDDVRAWGLDVALVLDRLVDGDLRGMFDGPTTVGIDLDAPLIVFDLSHIDRNSIAMPILMAIVGVWLEHTWIRPDRKKRIFLVEEAWHIINSPFVAQLFQRLLKFGRRLGLSFVAVVHHLSDVVDGAAAKEAAAILKMASTRTIYAQKADEARNTGRVLGLPRWAVEIIPTLTPGIAVWDVNGNVQVVKHLITEKERPLVYTDRAMTESSVTDPELEWETEQRAILIEQQMNGTSQSTVA; encoded by the coding sequence ATGCGAGATCCGCTGTCCGTCCTCACCGAAGCCTTCACCTCCTTCCTCTTCGGGAAGGTGGAGACGACCCGCCTGCCCGTCCGCACCTCCACCGGGCAGGCCCAGGCCGTCTACCTGCCGACCGCCGCACCGGGCCTCGGCGACTCCGGCGTCATCATCGGCCGCGAGGTCTACAGCGGAAAGGGCTACATCTACGACCCCTTCCAGCTGTACGGTCAGCAGCTCCCCGCCCCGCACTGGCTGGTCCTGGGCGAGTCCGGCAACGGAAAATCGGCCCTCGAGAAGACGTACGTGCTCCGCCAGCTCCGCTTCCGCGACCGGCAGGTCGTCGTCCTCGACGCCCAGGGCGAGGACGGCGTCGGCGAATGGAACCTCATCGCCCAGGAGCTGGGGATAACCCCCATCCGCCTGGACCCGATGGTCGCCAACGACTCCGGGATCCGCCTCAACCCCCTGGACCCGTCGATCACCACGACGGGCCAGCTGGCCCTCCTCCGCACGATCATCGAGGTGGCGATGGGCCACGGCCTCGACGAGCGCTCCGGCTTCGCGCTCAAGGTCGCCCACGCGTACGTCACCGAGCACACCACCGACCGGCAGCCGATCCTCACCGACATCGTCGAGCGCCTGCGCCACCCGGAGGCCGAATCGGCCGAGGCGATGAACGTCGACATAGACGACGTACGGGCCTGGGGCCTGGACGTCGCCCTCGTCCTGGACCGCCTCGTCGACGGCGACCTGCGCGGCATGTTCGACGGCCCGACCACGGTCGGCATCGACCTGGACGCCCCGCTCATCGTCTTCGACCTGTCCCACATCGACCGCAACTCCATCGCCATGCCGATCCTCATGGCGATCGTCGGCGTCTGGCTGGAGCACACCTGGATCCGCCCCGACCGGAAGAAGCGCATCTTCCTGGTCGAGGAGGCCTGGCACATCATCAACAGCCCCTTCGTGGCCCAGCTGTTCCAGCGCCTCCTGAAGTTCGGCCGCCGCCTCGGCCTCTCCTTCGTCGCCGTCGTCCACCACCTCTCGGACGTCGTCGACGGAGCAGCGGCCAAAGAAGCGGCAGCGATCCTCAAGATGGCCTCCACCCGGACCATCTACGCCCAGAAGGCCGACGAGGCACGCAACACCGGCCGGGTCCTCGGCCTGCCCCGCTGGGCGGTCGAGATCATCCCGACCCTCACCCCCGGCATCGCGGTCTGGGACGTCAACGGCAACGTCCAGGTGGTCAAACACCTCATCACCGAGAAGGAACGCCCGCTCGTCTACACCGACCGCGCCATGACGGAGTCCTCCGTCACGGACCCGGAGCTGGAGTGGGAGACGGAGCAGCGGGCGATCCTCATCGAGCAGCAGATGAACGGCACTTCGCAGTCGACGGTGGCGTAG
- a CDS encoding GNAT family N-acetyltransferase, protein MDYSIRTIRADEWEKTREIRLAALQDPIAHLAFLDTYEAAVERSDDFWKERAEGASESGEGKARQFVAEAPDGSWAGTISLLVERPSDEVRFGEVAKVDQTHIVGVYVRPEARGTGVIDALFQAGVEWSWALSEPTVARVRLYVHEENARAAAFYRRFGFVATGDAVTVPGGEGAMELEYEVVRPSAGAGQGTGA, encoded by the coding sequence ATGGACTATTCGATACGCACCATCCGCGCCGACGAGTGGGAGAAGACCCGCGAGATCCGGCTGGCGGCCCTTCAGGACCCGATCGCTCACCTGGCGTTCCTCGACACGTACGAGGCGGCCGTCGAGCGGTCCGACGACTTCTGGAAGGAGCGGGCGGAGGGCGCGTCCGAGAGCGGCGAAGGGAAGGCGCGGCAGTTCGTGGCCGAGGCCCCGGACGGCAGCTGGGCGGGCACGATCTCGCTGCTCGTGGAACGGCCGTCGGACGAGGTGCGGTTCGGCGAGGTGGCGAAGGTCGACCAGACGCACATCGTCGGCGTGTACGTGCGTCCCGAGGCGCGCGGCACCGGTGTGATCGACGCGCTGTTCCAGGCGGGGGTGGAGTGGTCCTGGGCGCTGTCGGAGCCGACGGTCGCGCGGGTGCGGCTGTATGTCCACGAGGAGAACGCGCGGGCTGCGGCGTTCTATCGGCGGTTCGGGTTCGTGGCGACGGGGGACGCGGTGACGGTGCCGGGGGGCGAGGGGGCGATGGAGTTGGAGTACGAGGTGGTGCGGCCTTCGGCGGGTGCGGGTCAGGGTACGGGAGCCTAG
- a CDS encoding MFS transporter, translating into MRRIQAGSALSAFGLGFTVPYLYVYVAQVRDLGAATAGIVLAVFAMAALVVLPFSGRAIDRRGPVPVLLVASVMAAVGAVAMGFASSVPAAVGAAALLGAGTAVLQPALATMIVWCSAPTGRTRAFAMQFFLQNLGLGIGGLIGGLLVDTSRPGSFILLFSIEAAMFLVLAAVVGTVRMPGSPALRDTRPSEGGKTGGVRVLLGHKAMVQLCVLGFVLFFACYGQFESGLAAYGTEAAGIQPSTLGMALAANTAVIVVAQFLVLRFVERRKRTRVIAAVGLIWAVAWMVAGYAGLGHGSQAMATAAFVSTYALFGLGEAMLSPTVAPLVADLAPESMVGSYNSAFALVKQLALAVGPAVGGPMGAALHGPYIVTFVLFSLGITFLAVRLGRQLTPEQDQPSLAVKPSKVVARHEPVRESETAA; encoded by the coding sequence ATGCGCCGGATTCAGGCAGGCAGCGCGCTGAGCGCGTTCGGACTCGGTTTCACCGTGCCGTACCTCTATGTGTACGTGGCGCAGGTGCGGGATCTGGGCGCGGCCACGGCGGGGATCGTGCTGGCCGTCTTCGCCATGGCCGCACTGGTGGTGCTGCCCTTCAGCGGGCGGGCCATCGACCGGCGGGGGCCCGTGCCGGTCCTGCTGGTGGCCTCGGTCATGGCGGCGGTGGGCGCGGTGGCGATGGGCTTCGCCTCCAGCGTGCCGGCGGCCGTGGGGGCCGCGGCGCTGCTCGGTGCCGGTACGGCCGTGCTCCAGCCGGCCCTCGCCACGATGATCGTCTGGTGCTCGGCGCCGACCGGGCGCACGCGGGCCTTCGCGATGCAGTTCTTCCTGCAGAACCTCGGGCTCGGCATCGGCGGTCTGATCGGCGGTCTGCTGGTCGACACGAGTCGGCCGGGCAGCTTCATCCTGCTGTTCTCGATCGAGGCGGCGATGTTCCTCGTGCTCGCCGCGGTCGTGGGGACCGTCCGGATGCCGGGCTCCCCCGCGCTCCGGGACACCCGTCCGTCCGAGGGCGGGAAGACCGGGGGTGTCCGCGTGCTGCTCGGGCACAAGGCGATGGTGCAGCTGTGCGTCCTCGGCTTCGTGCTGTTCTTCGCCTGCTACGGGCAGTTCGAGTCGGGTCTCGCCGCGTACGGCACGGAGGCCGCCGGCATCCAGCCGTCGACGCTCGGAATGGCCCTCGCCGCGAACACGGCGGTGATCGTGGTCGCCCAGTTCCTGGTGCTGCGGTTCGTCGAGCGCCGGAAGCGGACCCGGGTGATCGCGGCCGTGGGTCTGATCTGGGCCGTGGCCTGGATGGTCGCCGGGTACGCGGGCCTCGGGCACGGCAGCCAGGCCATGGCGACGGCGGCCTTCGTCTCCACGTACGCCCTCTTCGGGCTCGGTGAGGCGATGCTGTCGCCGACCGTGGCCCCGCTGGTGGCCGATCTGGCGCCGGAGTCGATGGTCGGGTCGTACAACTCGGCCTTCGCCCTGGTGAAGCAGCTGGCGCTGGCCGTCGGTCCGGCCGTGGGCGGGCCCATGGGGGCCGCGCTGCACGGGCCGTACATCGTGACCTTCGTGCTCTTCTCGCTCGGGATCACCTTCCTGGCCGTCCGGCTGGGCCGGCAGCTGACCCCCGAGCAGGACCAGCCGTCGCTCGCGGTCAAGCCGTCGAAGGTGGTCGCGCGGCACGAGCCGGTCCGCGAGAGCGAGACCGCCGCCTAG
- a CDS encoding ABC transporter permease, producing MTTLAITPSRVLRSEWHKLWTVRSTWITVLASAALLLGVGILMGATYTSDGGDSDVDTVVLTLYGSQLGGIALAVLGILVTAGEYATGMIRASLTAVPRRLPVLWAKATVYTAAVFTLSLLTALLTFLTAQVFLSDTDQAASLTDDGVLAAIAGNAAGVTLLGLIALGLGAALRSVPGAIGAFVGGVLIVPEILGMLPYAVMDTVVRYFPTQAAGVLGSATPLPGAASPGAAFLALLLWAAAALAVPALLLKRRDV from the coding sequence ATGACCACCCTCGCGATCACCCCGTCCCGCGTCCTCCGCTCCGAGTGGCACAAGCTCTGGACCGTCCGCTCCACCTGGATCACCGTCCTCGCCTCCGCCGCGCTCCTCCTCGGCGTCGGCATCCTCATGGGCGCCACCTACACCTCCGACGGCGGCGACTCCGACGTCGACACCGTCGTCCTCACCCTGTACGGCTCCCAGCTCGGCGGCATCGCCCTCGCCGTCCTCGGCATCCTCGTCACCGCCGGCGAGTACGCGACGGGCATGATCCGCGCCTCCCTGACGGCCGTCCCCCGCCGCCTCCCCGTCCTGTGGGCGAAGGCCACGGTCTACACGGCCGCCGTCTTCACGCTCTCCCTCCTCACCGCCCTGCTGACCTTCCTCACGGCCCAGGTCTTCCTCTCCGACACCGACCAGGCCGCTTCCCTCACCGACGACGGCGTCCTCGCCGCGATCGCGGGGAACGCGGCCGGCGTCACCCTCCTCGGCCTGATCGCCCTCGGCCTCGGCGCCGCCCTCCGCTCGGTGCCGGGCGCGATCGGCGCCTTCGTCGGCGGGGTCCTGATCGTCCCGGAGATCCTCGGGATGCTCCCGTACGCGGTGATGGACACCGTCGTCCGGTACTTCCCCACGCAGGCGGCCGGCGTCCTCGGCTCCGCGACCCCCCTCCCGGGCGCGGCCTCGCCCGGCGCGGCCTTCCTCGCCCTGCTCCTGTGGGCGGCCGCGGCACTCGCCGTCCCCGCCCTGTTGCTCAAGCGCCGGGACGTATGA
- a CDS encoding response regulator transcription factor: protein MTTVLIADDQPMQRFGFRLLLESQDDMTVVGEASNGTEAIRLVDRHHPDVVLMDIRMPGLDGIEATRRVIATGARTRILIVTTFDLDEYAYDGLRAGASGFLVKDAQPEELLAGIRAVAAGDAVVAPSLTRRLLDAYIHHLPPSPTAPPPPEDPRVTSLTDREREILTVIGKGWSNTEIAERLHLAESTVKTHVGRILAKTGARDRVQAVILAYDTHLVTPA, encoded by the coding sequence GTGACGACCGTTCTCATCGCGGACGACCAGCCGATGCAGCGCTTCGGCTTCCGCCTGCTGCTCGAGAGCCAGGACGACATGACGGTCGTCGGCGAGGCCTCGAACGGCACCGAGGCGATCCGCCTGGTCGACCGGCACCACCCCGACGTCGTCCTGATGGACATCCGGATGCCCGGCCTGGACGGCATCGAGGCCACGCGCCGCGTCATCGCCACGGGCGCCCGCACCCGGATCCTGATCGTCACGACCTTCGACCTCGACGAGTACGCGTACGACGGCCTCCGCGCCGGCGCGAGCGGCTTCCTGGTGAAGGACGCCCAGCCGGAGGAACTCCTCGCGGGCATCCGCGCGGTGGCCGCCGGCGACGCGGTCGTCGCCCCGAGCCTCACCCGCCGCCTCCTGGACGCCTACATCCACCACCTGCCGCCGTCCCCGACAGCGCCCCCGCCTCCCGAGGACCCCCGCGTCACCTCCCTCACCGACCGGGAACGCGAGATCCTCACGGTCATCGGCAAGGGCTGGAGCAACACGGAAATCGCGGAACGCCTCCACCTGGCGGAATCCACGGTCAAGACCCACGTGGGCCGCATCCTCGCCAAGACCGGCGCCCGGGACCGGGTCCAGGCGGTCATCCTGGCCTACGACACCCACCTGGTCACGCCGGCCTGA
- a CDS encoding MarR family winged helix-turn-helix transcriptional regulator, producing the protein MSDTAPQEPSLDEQIAAYQREYRDLDPQVEKVVSALGRLNRRMNVAYGRQLADLGISNAEWEVLKTLVLSGEPYRLGPGELAKRLGLTPAAMTHRIDRMAGEGLVTRDRDENNRVRVIVELTDEGRSKWLEAMRMATDFEEDLLQDLTTEEKGVLGDVLIRLLRRVELTQPDAGGRLTDLD; encoded by the coding sequence ATGTCCGACACCGCTCCCCAGGAGCCGAGCCTCGACGAGCAGATCGCCGCGTATCAGCGCGAGTACCGCGACCTCGACCCGCAGGTGGAGAAGGTCGTCTCCGCCCTCGGCCGGCTGAACCGCCGGATGAACGTGGCGTACGGTCGCCAGCTCGCCGACCTCGGCATCAGCAACGCCGAGTGGGAGGTCCTCAAGACGCTGGTCCTCTCCGGAGAGCCCTACCGCCTGGGCCCCGGCGAGCTCGCCAAGCGTCTGGGTCTCACCCCGGCCGCGATGACCCACCGCATCGACCGCATGGCCGGCGAGGGCCTGGTCACCCGCGACCGCGACGAGAACAACCGCGTCCGCGTGATCGTCGAGCTCACCGACGAGGGCCGCTCGAAGTGGCTGGAGGCCATGCGCATGGCCACCGACTTCGAGGAGGACCTGCTCCAGGACCTCACGACGGAGGAGAAGGGCGTCCTCGGCGACGTCCTCATCCGTCTCCTCCGCCGAGTGGAGCTCACCCAGCCCGACGCCGGCGGCCGCCTGACGGACCTCGACTGA
- a CDS encoding sensor histidine kinase: MTTEETPQPPGTTGPSRHAQRLLARVRAFDKGRPWIWDATLTACWTVAALVDAAGGWRNTARDPSVPAWLVVTLSLALSVPLYWRRRHPTAVLAVMAGATLVSDGSGAFLQAAYLQMLPLFHIALSRPPRALLWSLALILPPLVTGAVRFTSESWDQRVVPTLWAYALVALLGIAVRSRKDYTAGLVDRARRLEIERDQEVRLAAAAERTRIAREMHDIIGHNLSVITGLADGGRYAAARNPERAGQALEAIGTTSRQALAELRRLLGVLRDDEEAAARDPQPTLADLDTLITGVRKAGLPVRFETRDDPTAQQLPPGAQLTVYRVVQEALTNTLKHAGAGAKARVILTYTPDDVRADITNTGETAPIPAPGQGQGLTGMRERAALYDGTLECGPLPTGGWAVRLRLPREDTPS; this comes from the coding sequence GTGACCACGGAGGAGACACCGCAGCCGCCCGGGACGACGGGCCCGAGCAGACACGCCCAGCGCCTCCTCGCCCGCGTACGGGCCTTCGACAAGGGCCGCCCCTGGATCTGGGACGCCACGCTCACCGCCTGCTGGACGGTGGCGGCCCTCGTGGACGCGGCCGGCGGCTGGCGGAACACCGCCCGCGACCCGTCCGTCCCGGCCTGGCTCGTGGTCACCCTGTCCCTGGCCCTCTCCGTACCCCTGTACTGGCGCCGGCGTCATCCCACGGCCGTCCTGGCGGTGATGGCCGGAGCGACCCTGGTCAGCGACGGCTCGGGGGCCTTCCTCCAGGCCGCGTACCTCCAGATGCTCCCGCTCTTCCACATCGCGCTCAGCCGCCCGCCCCGCGCACTCCTGTGGTCCCTGGCCCTGATCCTGCCGCCGCTCGTGACGGGCGCGGTCCGCTTCACCTCGGAGTCCTGGGACCAGCGCGTCGTCCCCACCCTGTGGGCGTACGCCCTGGTCGCCCTCCTCGGCATCGCGGTCCGCTCCCGCAAGGACTACACCGCCGGCCTCGTCGACCGGGCCCGCCGCCTGGAGATCGAACGCGACCAGGAGGTCCGGCTCGCGGCGGCCGCCGAACGCACCCGCATCGCCCGCGAGATGCACGACATCATCGGCCACAACCTGTCCGTCATCACCGGCCTGGCGGACGGCGGCCGCTACGCGGCGGCCAGGAACCCGGAGCGCGCCGGCCAGGCACTCGAAGCCATCGGCACGACGAGCCGCCAGGCCCTCGCCGAACTCCGCCGCCTCCTCGGCGTCCTGCGCGACGACGAGGAGGCCGCGGCCCGCGACCCCCAGCCCACCCTGGCGGACCTCGACACCCTGATCACCGGCGTACGGAAGGCAGGCCTGCCGGTACGGTTCGAGACCCGCGACGATCCCACCGCGCAACAGCTCCCACCCGGAGCCCAACTGACGGTCTACCGCGTCGTCCAGGAAGCCCTGACGAACACCCTGAAACACGCGGGCGCGGGAGCGAAGGCGCGGGTGATCCTGACCTACACCCCCGACGACGTACGGGCGGACATCACGAACACCGGCGAGACGGCCCCGATCCCCGCCCCGGGCCAGGGCCAGGGACTCACCGGAATGCGCGAGCGCGCGGCCCTCTACGACGGCACACTCGAATGCGGCCCGCTGCCGACCGGCGGCTGGGCCGTCCGGCTCCGACTCCCCCGGGAGGACACCCCCTCGTGA